Proteins encoded within one genomic window of Psilocybe cubensis strain MGC-MH-2018 chromosome 2, whole genome shotgun sequence:
- a CDS encoding Heat shock protein hsp88, with product MAVVGIDFGTLHSKIGVARHRGIDIITNEVSNRATPSLVAFGPKQRAIGEAAKTQETSNFKNTIGSLKRLIGRALSDPQVQDVEKKFINAKLVDINGTVGAEVTYRFEKVQYTITQLVAMYLGKLRDIAAAELKTVVSDIVISVPGWYTDVQRRAIIDAAAIANLNVLRLINDTTATALGYGITKSDLPEPENPRHVVFVDVGHADFSVAVVAFSKGQLTVKSTAYERNLGGRDIDYALMQHFAKEFKTKYKIDVLSNPKATFRLAAGCEKIKKVLSANTDAPLNVESIMNDVDASSKLTRDELETLIADVLDRIPGPLQRAITDSGLTVDQIDSIELIGGTTRVPSVRQRIQDAFPGKSLSTTLNQDEAIARGATFACAMLSPVFRVRDFHVNDINHYPIKTQWTASPTDPDDDTELLVFPQGNSIPSTKVLSFYRKEPFTIESVYADPALLPGGINPWIANFTAKEVPVAPNGDATCVKLKTRLNLHGIMSFEAAYVEEVEEREEAAPAPAPMDVDGGADGAAAPPPPAPKKKRVVKKKEIPFVATNSSLEKSVVENYKELESQLHAADKLVMDTEDRKNALEEYVYDMRGKLEDRYASYVKAEEKAKLLAGLSEAEEWLYTEEGEEATKSAYVARLDALKAIGDPIVFRYREVDERKKAAANLRETLDNYMSQATSSEEKYAHIEEKDKQAVIEKVATIRKWLEDQSVRQGEREKSADPVLTSAEIEKKRDELIYFAIPILTKPKPKPVVTPGGSGTQTPNPESTQTPPPPPPKEEESGPSEMDVD from the exons ATGGCCGTCGTTGGAATTGATTTTGGAACTCTACATTCAAAG ATCGGTGTCGCAAGGCATCGCGGAATCGATATTATCACCAATGAGGTGTCCAATCGCGCAACACC ATCTCTAGTCGCATTCGGACCCAAGCAGCGCGCCATCGGTGAGGCCGCAAAGACCCAGGAGACATCCAACTTCAAAAACACCATCGGATCCCTGAAACGCCTGATTGGCAGGGCTCTCTCTGACCCCCAGGTGCAGGATGTCGAGAAAAAGTTCATCAATGCGAAGTTGGTGGATATCAACGGAACCGTCGGTGCTGAG GTCACATATCGTTTCGAAAAGGTTCAATACACCATTACCCAGCTCGTGGCGATGTACTTGGGCAAACTGCGCGATATCGCCGCAGCTGAGCTCAAGACAGTAGTTTCCGACATCGTCATCTCCGTTCCGGGATGGTACACCGATGTGCAGAGACGAGCTATCATCGACGCCGCTGCCATTGCCAACCTCAACGTTCTCCGTCTCATCAACGATACCACCGCAACTGCACTTGGATACGGAATCACAAAATCTGACCTCCCAGAGCCCGAGAACCCCCGCCATGTCGTTTTTGTCGATGTGGGCCACGCCGATTTCTCCGTCGCCGTCGTCGCCTTCTCCAAGGGCCAGCTCACCGTCAAGAGCACCGCTTATGAGCGCAATCTTGGCGGACGCGACATTGACTACGCCCTCATGCAGCACTTTGCCAAAGAATTCAAGACCAAGTACAAGATCGACGTCCTGAGCAACCCCAAAGCTACCTTCCGCCTCGCCGCCGGATGCGAGAAGATCAAAAAAGTGCTTTCCGCTAACACCGATGCACCCCTCAACGTCGAATCTATCATGAACGATGTTGATGCCTCCTCCAAGCTCACCCGTGATGAACTCGAGACTCTCATCGCCGACGTGCTCGACCGCATTCCCGGCCCTCTCCAGCGCGCAATTACTGACTCCGGCCTCACTGTCGATCAGATTGACAGCATCGAGCTCATCGGAGGCACCACCCGTGTCCCCTCCGTGCGCCAGCGCATCCAGGACGCTTTCCCCGGCAAATCGCTCTCGACTACGCTGAACCAGGACGAGGCCATTGCGCGCGGCGCTACCTTTGCCTGCGCGATGCTCTCGCCTGTCTTTCGCGTGCGCGACTTCCATGTCAACGACATCAACCACTACCCAATCAAGACTCAGTGGACTGCGTCGCCCACCGACCCCGATGACGACACCGAGCTGCTCGTCTTCCCCCAGGGCAACTCCATCCCATCGACCAAGGTGCTGTCGTTCTACCGCAAGGAGCCTTTCACCATCGAGTCTGTGTATGCGGATCCTGCTCTCCTTCCCGGTGGCATCAACCCATGGATCGCCAACTTCACTGCCAAGGAGGTCCCCGTGGCGCCCAACGGCGATGCGACGTGCGTCAAGCTCAAGACGCGCCTGAACTTGCACGGAATTATGTCGTTTGAGGCGGCGTATGTTGAGGAGGTCGAAGAGCGTGAAGAGGCCGCCCCCGCCCCTGCGCCTATGGACGTCGACGGAGGAGCTGACGGTGCGGCGGCCCCTCCCCCACCGGCTCCCAAGAAGAAGCGTGTGGTGAAAAAGAAGGAGATTCCGTTCGTCGCGACGAACAGTTCTCTCGAGAAGTCGGTTGTGGAGAACTACAAGGAGCTCGAGAGCCAGCTGCACGCTGCTGACAAGCTCGTTATGGATACTGAG GACCGCAAAAACGCACTCGAGGAGTACGTCTACGACATGCGCGGCAAGCTCGAGGACCGCTATGCCTCGTACGTCAAGGCTGAAGAGAAGGCCAAGCTCCTTGCCGGCCTTTCCGAGGCTGAGGAATGGCTCTACACCGAAGAAGGTGAAGAGGCGACCAAGTCTGCGTACGTCGCGCGCCTCGACGCCCTCAAGGCCATCGGCGACCCCATCGTCTTCCGCTACCGTGAAGTCGACGAGCGCAAAAAGGCTGCCGCCAACCTCCGCGAGACGCTGGACAACTACATGTCGCAGGCGACCTCTTCCGAGGAGAAGTACGCGCACATCGAGGAGAAGGATAAGCAGGCTGTTATCGAAAAGGTCGCGACGATCCGCAAGTGGCTCGAGGACCAGAGCGTACGCCAGGGCGAACGCGAGAAGAGTGCGGATCCTGTCCTGACCAGCGCGGAgattgagaagaagagggacgAGCTGATCTATTTCGCGATCCCAATTTTGaccaagcccaagcccaagcccgTCGTAACTCCTGGAGGCAGCGGCACACAAACGCCCAACCCCGAGTCGACACAGACACCCCCGCCCCCACCGCccaaagaggaggagagcgGCCCTTCGGAGATGGACGTCGATTAG